A region of the Nocardia nova SH22a genome:
CGCCCGGGGCAGCCGCATCTGGGTCGAGGGGGTGCACGATGCCGCGCTGGTCGAGCGGGTCTGGGGCCACGACCTGCGGGTCGAGGGTGTGGTGGTGGAACAGCTCGAGGGCCTGGACCACCTCGCCGATCGCCTCACCGAGTTCGCGCCCGAGCCGGGCCGCCGCGTCGGCGTCCTGGTCGATCATCTGGTCACCGGCTCCAAGGAGACGACCCTGACCACCGGTCTCGGCCCGCACGTCCTGGTAACCGGGCACCCCTACATCGACATCTGGCAGGCGGTGCGGCCGCAGGCCGTCGGCATCGAGGCCTGGCCGCGGGTCCCGCGCGGAGAGGACTGGAAGACCGGCGTCTGCCGACGGCTGGGCTGGGGCGCGCCCGCCGACGGCTGGCGGCGGGTCTACAACGCCGTCGACAGCTTCCGGGATCTCGAGTCACCGCTGCTCGGCGCGGTCGAGCAGCTGATCGACTTCGTCACCGAACCGTCCTGACACCTGTCGCGCGGGCACGAAACCCGCTGCGGCGCCGCACGTTTCCGGCTGTCGGAGCGCCGGGATTCACCGCATGCGGTCGGACTGCCGTCCGCAGCGTGACTCAGCCACGCGGCCGCAGCACCACCACGGG
Encoded here:
- a CDS encoding DUF3097 domain-containing protein, with the protein product MSARNYGDIYSGHDRTRKRAIPQVVAERDLVAEDAASGFCGAVVGFERTYDGEFVKLEDRAGRVRLFALREAAFLIDGQPVTLVRPKAPGPAKSSRSASGSTRVEGLRARIARGSRIWVEGVHDAALVERVWGHDLRVEGVVVEQLEGLDHLADRLTEFAPEPGRRVGVLVDHLVTGSKETTLTTGLGPHVLVTGHPYIDIWQAVRPQAVGIEAWPRVPRGEDWKTGVCRRLGWGAPADGWRRVYNAVDSFRDLESPLLGAVEQLIDFVTEPS